CGAAATCGCTGTTTAACGATGCGTTTAGCGGCGCCGAGGATGCTCTGACCAACTTCGTGAAGACCGGGAAACTGGACTTCAAGAGCCTCGCTGACTCGATCATCACCGACCTCATCCGCATCCAGGTCCGCCAGGCGCTGGTGGCTGGCATTTCCTCGTTCACCGGTAGCGCCACCGGCCAATCCTTCATGTCGCTGTTCAGCAAAACCCAGGCAATGGGCGGCGCCTGGGGCAACGGTGTGCAGATGTTCGCCAAAGGCGGTGCCTTCACCAATCAGGTGGTTTCGACGCCCACGGCCTTCGGAATGGCTGGCGGTCGAAGCGGCATCATAGGTGAGGCTGGTCCGGAGGCGGTCATGCCGCTGACAAGGACTTCGGACGGCTCGCTGGGCGTGAAGGCTCTGGCTGGTAGGGGCGTAGGTGGCGCTACCAATATGGCCGCGAACTTCAGTGCTCCCCAGCAGGTATTCCACATCAACGGCGACGTGAGCCCTGAAACGGTCCAGATGATCCAGAGCGCTAGCCAGCAGGCCTACGCCCAGGCAATGAGGGACATCCAGAAGGACATCACGAGGAACGGCCCCCTGACCCGGGGCATGCGCGCGGCCATCGCCGGCCGGTAACCAGCACTTTGATTTGGAGGCCCTATGGCCATAGAGTGGCCCGCCGATCTCGTTCCCAGCGAGATGACCTGGGGCATCGTCTACAACAACCGCGCCTTCACCTCGACGCTGTCCAACGCCCAGCAAGTGGTCGGCTACCCGGGTGACTATTGGCAATGCCAGCTCTCGTTTTCGGGCCTGACCCGTGACCGCCACCGGCTGCTTACGGCAATGCTCGGCCGGTTGCGCGGCATGACCGGCACCGTCCGGGTTCCTGCCTGGGATCGTCTGCGCACCGACGACATCGGCTCGCCGACGGTAGTCAGCGGCCCAGCTTTCGCCACCAGCATGCAGCTGCAGGGCATGACCGCCAGCAAGAGGGTCTTCAGCCAGGGCGACTACCTGACCGTCGCCGGCGAGATGTTCGAGGTGGTGCAGGACGCCACCAGCGACTCCTCCGGCAAGGCCACCGTCTACGTCAATAAGCCGATCCGCAAAACCCTGGCGGCGGGCACTGCGGCCGAGTACCGCAACCCCTACTCGGAGATGCGCCGGATGGACAACACCAACAGCTCTAGCGTGCAGCCCATGGTGGCCAGCCTGAGTCTGCAGTTCCGCGAGGCCTTCTGATGGCGACCAGCTTCCCCTTCAGCCAGGCGGTGGTGAACATCATCGCCAAGGGCAACTTCCTGGCGGTTTTCGCTGTGCAGCTCGATTTCGTCGACGGCATGGTCTACGCGCACACCGGGCTCGGTGACCTGGTGATCGACGGCATCACCTACAAGGGCGTCGGCCATTTCGGCCAGGTTGGCCAGTCGCAGGAGAGCGGGAACAGCAGCTCGCCGATGACCATCGACCTGACCCTGGATGGCCTGGACATGGAGATCCTCAGCTCGACGACGATCAAGGGCTGCCGCGGTCGGCCCGGCCGGCTGCTCTTCATCGTCATGGACCAGGCTGGCAACTACGCCGCCGATGTCCTCTTCTCCGGCCGGATGGATGCCGCCCAGATCAACTATGGCGGCAACTCCGAGGCCGGCAACTCCATCACCGTGAACCTGATCGACCGCATGGCCGAGTGGAGCCGCACCGGCACCGAACGCTGGACCGACGAGAGCCACCGCGCGCGTCATGACGGCGACCGCTTCTTCTTCGCCGTGGCCCAGCTGGCTAGCTGGCCGGTGTACTGGGGCGCCAGCAAGGACGCACCTTCCTTCACCTACGAGTAGCGCTATGCGACATCCCGACTGGGCTCTACAGCTGAGCAACACGATCAAGGCCGCCACCGAGCGGCCTTTTTCATGGGGCGAATTTGACTGCTGCATCTTCGCCGCCGACTGCGCCGTGGCTGTGTGCGGCGTAGATCCGGCCGAAGCCTACCGAGGCAAGTACAAGACCGAGACTGGCGCGAAGCGGGTCGTGGCCAAGGGGCATGGCAGCGTCGAGGCGATCCTCGATGCCTACTTCAACCGGGTGAACCCGGCCTTCGTGCAGCGCGGCGACCTAGCCACCTACCAGGGCGCGAACGGCCTGGGCGTGGCTGTGCGCTGGGCCAATGAGTACTGGACCCCCTGCGAGAGCGGGGTGGCCCGAATTGATTGCGAACCCTTGGCGGTGTGGAGAGTTGAGTAATGGCTAAGGGCACGAACAAGATCGCCTCGACGCTCATTGGTGCTGTCGTCGGCCTTTACCAAGGTGGACCCGGCGGTGCCATTGTGGGCGCTGCGGCGGGCTACTACGTCGCCGACCAGCAGGCCAAGGCCGCCAACGTCAAGGGCGCGCAGCAGCAGGAGCCCTCGGCGCAGACCGTCCGCAGCTCCAAGGCGGCGTGCCGCTACCTGCTCGGCCGGGTGAGCACCGGCGGCCTGCTGGCCTGGGCACAGGAGCAGAAGGGCGACCAGGGCGATGGCGAGTGGCTGCACCTGGTCTACGTGCTGGCAGAGGGTGCGATCGCCGGTGTCGACCAGATCCTGCTGGGCGAGGAGGACATCAGCGCCTTCGGTGATCAGGTCAGCTACGAGGTCGTGATCAACCCGACCCAGCCCAACGCTTTCCTCAAGGCCAACTGCCCAGACTGGAAAGACAGCCAGATCGGTCGCGGCCTGAGCTACGTGCGCCTGTCGCTGCGCTACAGCGCCGAGCGCTTCCCGTCGGGCATACCCGACGTGCGCTTCATCGTGCGCGGCCGGACCGACATCTACGACCCGCGCAACGGCAATACCGGCTACAGCGCCAACACTGCGCTGCACCTGCTCTGGTTCCTGCGCAACCGCTGCAACGTGCCGGATGACGAGATCATCTTCTCCACCTTCGCCGACGGCGCCAACGTCTGCGACGAATCGGTGAGCAATGCTGACGGCTCATCGAGCGCACGCTATCGCACCGCCTGTGTCATTGGCGCGGACGAGCAGCGCACCCAGGTACTGCAAAAGCTCGAGCAGGCGTGTGGCGGCCAACTGATCCGCGTGGGTGGCAAGTGGTCGCTGCAGGTAGGCGCCTATTACGGCCCTTACGACTTCACCATCACCGAGGACATGGTGATCGGTACCCTCAGCGGCTGCACCGAGGTCAGCAACGACTCGGCCATCAACGTCATTCGCGGCACCTTCGTCGATCCCGCACAGGCATGGGCCGACACTGACTACCCAGAGGTGCGCGTCGAGCAGTGGGTCACCGCGGACGGCGGCGAGGCGGCGGAATCACTGTCGTCCACCTATGTGACCGACCCCTACCAGATGCAGCGCCTGGCCAACATGGAGCTGCGTCGTCG
The window above is part of the Pseudomonas oryzihabitans genome. Proteins encoded here:
- a CDS encoding DUF6950 family protein, yielding MRHPDWALQLSNTIKAATERPFSWGEFDCCIFAADCAVAVCGVDPAEAYRGKYKTETGAKRVVAKGHGSVEAILDAYFNRVNPAFVQRGDLATYQGANGLGVAVRWANEYWTPCESGVARIDCEPLAVWRVE